One window of the Rhodococcus sovatensis genome contains the following:
- the dapB gene encoding 4-hydroxy-tetrahydrodipicolinate reductase, whose amino-acid sequence MSSAAPIRVGVLGARGKVGQAICAAVDAATDLDLVATVDQGDPMSSFVDAETQVVVDFTHPDVVMDNLEFLVGHGIHAVVGTTGFDEQRLDTVRSWLAATPDTGVLIAPNFAIGAVLSMRFAEQAARFFDSVEVIELHHPNKADAPSGTAYRTAQLIAKAREKAGVGPSPDATTAEFDGARGAEVDGVRVHSIRLAGLVAHQEVLLGTLGETLTIRHDSLDRTSFAPGVLLGVREIAARPGLTVGLDPFLDL is encoded by the coding sequence GTGAGTTCAGCAGCACCTATCCGAGTCGGCGTCCTGGGTGCCCGCGGCAAGGTGGGTCAGGCCATCTGTGCTGCCGTCGACGCGGCCACGGATCTGGACCTCGTCGCCACCGTCGACCAAGGCGATCCCATGTCGTCTTTCGTCGACGCGGAGACTCAGGTGGTAGTCGATTTCACCCATCCCGACGTCGTGATGGACAACCTCGAATTTTTGGTCGGGCACGGAATTCACGCCGTCGTCGGAACCACGGGTTTCGACGAGCAACGACTCGACACTGTCCGGTCCTGGCTGGCAGCGACCCCGGACACCGGCGTTCTCATCGCGCCCAACTTCGCCATCGGTGCGGTTCTGAGTATGCGGTTCGCCGAGCAGGCCGCACGGTTCTTCGATTCGGTCGAGGTCATCGAGCTGCATCATCCGAACAAGGCGGACGCGCCTTCGGGTACCGCGTACCGCACGGCGCAACTCATTGCCAAGGCTCGTGAAAAGGCAGGCGTAGGTCCGTCGCCCGATGCCACGACGGCCGAATTCGACGGAGCTCGCGGTGCCGAGGTCGACGGAGTGCGCGTGCACTCGATCCGCCTCGCCGGACTCGTCGCACATCAGGAGGTCCTCCTGGGCACGCTGGGAGAGACGCTGACGATTCGTCACGACTCGCTCGACCGGACGTCGTTCGCGCCGGGAGTTCTCCTCGGGGTACGCGAAATCGCCGCGCGACCCGGTCTGACCGTCGGACTCGATCCGTTCCTCGACCTGTAA
- a CDS encoding TIGR04222 domain-containing membrane protein, which produces MTDTWGIPSDVFWKLYVVTGLALVVVAVAYRILFSPNPSPTVSAERLTPPELGMLAGGPGRAIAASLAILRTAGIITASGDVVRTLPYSDSTFDPFTRAVHKKLALATASGQRRTFARHLASETAALRQSLVHGGLCAPPSWSRSLTINIVPLIVLANIGIARIVFGIALGKPVLFLVLAVLGVLIAATVLHYSDGRTSAGRAAVRTLSGTHDYLAPSARPAFAAYGPRMAGVSTALFAGSALLLIDPGLASAAGLSSDGGSGGDGGSGGCGGGGGGCGGGCGG; this is translated from the coding sequence ATGACCGACACCTGGGGAATTCCGTCGGACGTGTTCTGGAAGCTCTACGTCGTCACCGGGCTCGCTCTCGTGGTCGTGGCGGTCGCGTACCGCATCTTGTTCAGCCCGAATCCCTCACCTACGGTATCCGCAGAGCGCCTGACGCCGCCCGAGTTGGGGATGCTGGCAGGCGGGCCGGGCCGGGCGATCGCGGCGTCACTGGCGATCCTCCGCACCGCCGGCATCATCACGGCGAGCGGTGACGTTGTGCGGACGCTTCCGTACAGCGATTCCACGTTCGACCCGTTCACCCGGGCCGTGCACAAGAAACTCGCGCTGGCCACCGCGTCCGGGCAGCGAAGGACTTTCGCACGCCACTTGGCATCGGAGACAGCCGCGCTGCGGCAGTCGTTGGTCCACGGCGGGTTATGTGCACCGCCATCGTGGTCGCGAAGTCTGACTATCAACATCGTCCCGCTCATCGTCCTTGCAAATATCGGAATCGCTCGAATCGTTTTCGGGATCGCGTTGGGCAAGCCGGTCTTGTTCCTGGTATTGGCAGTCCTCGGCGTCCTGATCGCCGCGACCGTACTGCATTACTCCGACGGTCGTACGAGCGCTGGACGAGCAGCGGTCCGGACACTGTCCGGAACTCACGACTACCTGGCGCCGAGCGCCCGACCTGCATTCGCCGCATACGGACCACGCATGGCCGGCGTTTCCACCGCCTTGTTTGCCGGATCCGCACTGCTGTTGATCGATCCGGGGTTGGCGAGCGCGGCGGGATTGAGCAGCGACGGAGGCAGCGGCGGCGATGGAGGCAGCGGCGGCTGCGGAGGCGGCGGAGGCGGCTGCGGAGGGGGGTGCGGCGGATGA
- a CDS encoding winged helix-turn-helix domain-containing protein — protein sequence MREMTSAMARRTALAAQGLASAHPVTERGASTRAVHKVIGNNRLLQIDSVSVLVRAHYAPVFSRVGSYDRGVIDAAAWTDTARKPRTLVEYWAHEAALIPVEDWPLMRWRMELYQHGRWSGAKTVLERSPTLVDDVLDVIADRGPSSAGEIERALETPRPGRKGPWWDRSDVKIVCEQLFAAGVVSVATRAAFVRHYDLTERVVPSHILSQRIDEADAVRTLVAHSALALGVGTEPDLRDYYRLSSKQTKTAISELVEAGTLEQVAVKDWGAPAYLHTDARTPRSVRGAALLCPFDPMIFFRPRVERIFGFHYRIEIYTPQHKRVHGYYVFPFLLDGELVARVDLKGDRARSELQVLGAFVEGERDASVIADRLAPVLRELAGWLELETITVGERGDLVSALAVAM from the coding sequence ATGCGCGAGATGACCTCGGCGATGGCCAGACGCACCGCGCTGGCAGCTCAGGGATTGGCGTCTGCGCACCCGGTGACCGAGCGGGGCGCGTCGACGCGAGCTGTGCACAAGGTGATCGGCAACAACCGTCTGCTGCAAATCGACTCGGTATCCGTGCTCGTTCGCGCGCACTATGCTCCCGTGTTCAGCCGGGTCGGTTCCTACGACCGTGGCGTGATCGACGCCGCAGCGTGGACCGATACGGCTCGAAAGCCGCGCACACTCGTCGAATACTGGGCGCACGAGGCGGCGCTCATCCCCGTCGAAGACTGGCCGTTGATGCGCTGGCGGATGGAGCTGTACCAACATGGGCGGTGGAGTGGAGCCAAGACGGTGCTCGAACGTAGCCCCACTCTCGTCGACGATGTTCTCGACGTGATTGCCGACCGTGGACCGTCCAGTGCCGGTGAGATCGAGCGTGCCCTCGAGACACCTCGCCCTGGGCGCAAGGGTCCGTGGTGGGATCGCAGCGACGTGAAGATCGTCTGCGAGCAGCTCTTCGCGGCGGGTGTCGTGTCGGTCGCCACGCGTGCCGCGTTCGTCCGGCACTACGACTTGACCGAACGGGTCGTTCCCTCCCACATCCTGTCGCAGCGGATCGACGAGGCCGATGCCGTACGAACCCTGGTGGCTCACTCTGCGCTCGCCTTGGGTGTAGGCACCGAGCCGGATCTGCGTGACTACTATCGTCTTTCGTCGAAGCAAACGAAGACCGCGATCTCCGAGCTGGTGGAGGCTGGAACCCTCGAGCAGGTCGCCGTCAAGGACTGGGGCGCTCCCGCGTATCTGCACACAGACGCGCGCACGCCCCGGTCGGTCAGAGGCGCTGCCCTGCTGTGTCCGTTCGATCCGATGATCTTCTTTCGCCCGCGCGTCGAGCGGATCTTCGGTTTTCATTACCGCATCGAGATCTACACCCCACAGCACAAACGGGTGCACGGCTACTACGTGTTCCCATTTTTACTCGACGGCGAGCTGGTGGCGAGGGTGGACCTGAAGGGGGATCGGGCACGGTCCGAACTCCAGGTCCTCGGCGCGTTCGTGGAGGGTGAGCGTGATGCTTCGGTTATCGCCGACCGGCTTGCGCCGGTGCTTCGCGAATTGGCGGGGTGGCTCGAACTGGAGACGATCACGGTCGGTGAGCGAGGCGATCTCGTCTCCGCATTGGCGGTCGCAATGTGA
- a CDS encoding alcohol dehydrogenase catalytic domain-containing protein, with the protein MKIRGAVLEEIGRSRPFAESQPISISELELAPPGVGEVLVRIEAAGLCHSDLSVVDGNRVRPVPMLLGHEAAGRVESVGDGVDDLPIGTRVVMTFLPRCGDCAGCRTDGQMPCIPGSAANNAGTLLDGGARLVRDGTEVKHHLGVSGFATHAVVSRKSVVAVDDDIPADVAAVLGCAVLTGGGAVLNAGRPRPGQSIMVIGLGGVGMASVLTAVSVGAGEVIGVDGVADKLATARELGASQTYSPAEREELGIRADIVIEAAGNARAFEAAVAATAPGGTTITVGLPSPDARSSISPLGLVAEARTIIGSYLGSAVPARDIPKYAQMWREGRLPVEKLISSRIGLDDINRGMDELADGNAIRQIITF; encoded by the coding sequence ATGAAGATCCGCGGCGCAGTACTCGAGGAAATCGGACGATCACGGCCCTTCGCCGAATCACAGCCCATCTCGATCTCCGAGCTGGAGCTCGCACCGCCAGGAGTCGGCGAAGTCCTCGTCCGTATCGAGGCCGCAGGACTGTGCCATTCGGACCTGTCCGTCGTCGACGGAAACAGGGTCCGGCCGGTGCCGATGTTGCTCGGTCACGAAGCTGCCGGGCGCGTCGAGTCCGTTGGCGACGGCGTCGACGACCTGCCGATCGGAACACGGGTGGTGATGACCTTCCTACCGCGCTGCGGTGACTGCGCGGGATGCCGGACGGACGGTCAGATGCCGTGCATTCCCGGCAGTGCCGCCAACAATGCGGGAACGCTGCTCGACGGCGGTGCCAGGCTGGTCCGCGATGGTACCGAGGTCAAGCATCATCTCGGGGTCTCCGGATTTGCGACTCACGCGGTGGTCAGTCGCAAGTCCGTCGTGGCAGTCGACGACGACATTCCAGCCGACGTTGCTGCTGTGCTCGGCTGCGCGGTTCTCACCGGTGGGGGAGCCGTACTCAACGCGGGCCGGCCCAGGCCTGGGCAGTCGATCATGGTGATCGGTCTCGGCGGCGTCGGGATGGCGTCCGTTTTGACGGCAGTGTCCGTCGGGGCAGGGGAAGTCATCGGCGTCGACGGCGTCGCGGACAAACTCGCCACTGCTCGGGAACTCGGTGCGAGCCAAACCTATTCGCCGGCCGAGCGTGAAGAGCTGGGAATCAGGGCGGACATCGTCATCGAAGCTGCCGGAAATGCGCGAGCGTTCGAAGCGGCCGTGGCCGCGACCGCACCCGGTGGAACGACTATCACCGTCGGACTCCCGTCGCCGGACGCCAGGTCGTCGATTTCGCCGCTCGGCCTCGTCGCGGAAGCGCGTACCATCATCGGGAGTTACCTCGGTTCCGCGGTACCGGCACGGGATATCCCGAAGTACGCCCAGATGTGGCGTGAGGGAAGGCTTCCGGTGGAGAAGCTGATCAGTTCGCGCATAGGACTCGACGACATCAATCGTGGGATGGACGAACTGGCGGACGGCAATGCGATCCGTCAGATAATTACCTTCTGA
- a CDS encoding flavodoxin: MSTLLVVHHTPSPPTHELLEAVLAGAADPDIEGVSVRCVPALGATVPDVLGADGYLFGTSANFGYMSGALKHFFDTTYYPCLGAVAGRPYGVWVHGNNDTVGAVSAVRKIATGWGLELAAEALELTKVNKAARDSCYELGGTLAATLMG, from the coding sequence ATGTCCACCCTCCTCGTCGTTCACCACACGCCGTCGCCGCCGACACACGAGCTGCTGGAGGCTGTGTTGGCGGGCGCGGCGGATCCTGATATCGAGGGCGTGAGCGTGCGCTGTGTACCTGCTCTCGGCGCGACCGTGCCCGATGTCCTGGGCGCGGACGGATACCTGTTCGGGACGTCGGCGAATTTCGGCTATATGAGCGGCGCGCTGAAGCACTTCTTCGACACGACCTACTACCCGTGTCTGGGCGCCGTTGCCGGACGTCCCTACGGGGTGTGGGTGCACGGCAACAACGACACAGTCGGCGCCGTCTCCGCCGTCCGGAAAATTGCGACCGGTTGGGGGCTGGAGCTGGCCGCGGAGGCTCTCGAGCTCACGAAGGTGAACAAGGCCGCCAGGGATTCCTGCTACGAACTCGGAGGGACCCTCGCCGCGACGCTGATGGGCTGA
- the thyX gene encoding FAD-dependent thymidylate synthase, which translates to MSNTVSLKVQLVAKTDFVSPQDIPWETDADGGQALVEFAGRACYQSWSKPNPRTATNASYLRHLLDVGHLSVLEHASVSFYISGISRSCTHELIRHRHFSYSQLSQRFVPERDAKVIVPPAIEGNLELEALFAKATDASRDAYIELLNALEHTLDGVTNAALRGKQARQAARSVLPNATETKVVVTGNYRAWRHFVSMRASEHADIEIRRVAVECLRQLAVVAPDVFGDYEISALSDGSEVAHSPFVTEV; encoded by the coding sequence GTGTCGAACACGGTGTCACTGAAGGTGCAGTTGGTCGCCAAGACCGACTTCGTCTCGCCACAGGACATTCCCTGGGAGACGGATGCCGACGGTGGCCAAGCTCTCGTCGAATTCGCCGGGCGAGCCTGCTACCAAAGCTGGTCGAAGCCGAATCCACGAACGGCCACGAATGCGTCGTACCTTCGGCATCTTCTCGACGTCGGACACCTGTCGGTGCTCGAACATGCGTCGGTCAGCTTCTACATCAGCGGCATCTCGCGTTCGTGCACCCATGAGCTGATCCGGCACCGCCACTTCTCCTACTCGCAGCTCTCACAGCGTTTCGTGCCCGAACGCGACGCCAAGGTGATCGTTCCTCCAGCGATCGAGGGAAACCTGGAGCTGGAGGCGCTGTTCGCCAAGGCCACAGACGCTAGCCGCGATGCCTACATCGAGCTGCTCAACGCTCTCGAGCACACACTCGACGGTGTCACCAACGCAGCCCTTCGGGGCAAGCAAGCCCGCCAGGCCGCGCGGTCGGTGCTGCCGAACGCGACCGAGACCAAGGTCGTCGTCACCGGCAACTACCGCGCGTGGCGTCATTTCGTGTCGATGCGAGCGTCCGAACACGCCGACATCGAGATTCGTCGCGTGGCCGTCGAGTGTCTGCGCCAGTTGGCGGTAGTCGCGCCCGATGTATTCGGCGACTACGAAATTTCCGCTCTGTCCGACGGTTCGGAAGTGGCGCACAGTCCATTCGTCACCGAGGTATGA
- a CDS encoding alpha/beta hydrolase: MTDRYASFLPAEYRTETQPISTTWKWRDTEVHVARAGTGEAPARVLAIHGAGGHSGALWPFAALAATRGADVLFPDMPLYGRTVVADPGRVRYQDWVDMLCDLVVAERQHDSRPLILFGASMGGMLAYEVAARTGEVADVVATCLLDPSDPAARSAAARYSVIGGPAPTLLKIGASMLGRVRVPVRWLMDIDKMSLDPALSRTCATDPLGGGVSVPLGFLSSFMSFRHTRPENYSGPKVTLAHPAEDRWTPPEISIRFLNRIAGQKTLVLLEGCGHFPIEEPGLSQLVATMEEIARTHGWNPDACAR; the protein is encoded by the coding sequence ATGACCGACCGCTATGCGAGTTTTCTTCCTGCGGAATATCGAACTGAAACACAACCGATTTCGACGACCTGGAAGTGGCGCGACACCGAGGTTCACGTCGCCCGCGCCGGCACCGGAGAGGCGCCTGCCCGGGTGCTGGCCATCCACGGAGCGGGCGGGCATTCCGGTGCCCTGTGGCCGTTCGCCGCGTTGGCCGCAACCAGGGGAGCCGATGTGCTGTTTCCGGATATGCCGCTGTACGGGCGAACGGTCGTGGCCGACCCCGGCCGGGTGCGCTACCAGGACTGGGTCGACATGCTCTGCGACCTCGTTGTCGCTGAGCGGCAGCATGATTCGAGGCCGTTGATACTCTTCGGTGCAAGCATGGGCGGAATGCTTGCCTACGAAGTTGCCGCACGCACGGGCGAAGTCGCGGACGTGGTTGCGACGTGCTTGCTCGACCCCTCGGATCCAGCCGCACGCTCGGCGGCTGCCCGCTACAGCGTCATCGGGGGACCGGCTCCTACGTTGCTGAAGATCGGTGCCTCGATGCTGGGCAGGGTCCGGGTACCGGTGCGGTGGTTGATGGACATCGACAAGATGAGTCTCGACCCGGCACTGTCCAGAACCTGCGCCACGGATCCACTCGGCGGCGGGGTGTCGGTACCGCTCGGATTTCTCAGTAGTTTCATGTCCTTTCGGCACACGCGCCCCGAGAACTACTCGGGACCGAAGGTCACGCTCGCGCATCCTGCGGAGGATCGCTGGACACCACCGGAAATCAGTATTCGGTTCTTGAATCGAATCGCCGGCCAGAAGACTCTCGTCCTGCTGGAGGGATGCGGACACTTCCCGATCGAGGAGCCGGGGTTGTCGCAGCTCGTCGCGACGATGGAAGAAATCGCCCGCACCCACGGATGGAACCCTGACGCATGCGCGAGATGA
- the dapA gene encoding 4-hydroxy-tetrahydrodipicolinate synthase — translation MTYGDVAPPSQQPFGTVLTAMVTPFTADGKLDIDAGVRLAHHLVEQGHDGLVLAGTTGESPTTTENEKLELMRAVIAAVGHRARIIAGAGSNDTAHSVELARDAARAGAHGLLVVTPYYSRPPQAGLYAHFTAVADATDLPVMLYDIPPRSVVPIETETLRRLADHPRILAVKDAKGDLNAGAELIATTGLQFFSGDDPLNLPWLSVGATGFVSVIGHLVPARLRELHTAFMTGDIARAQAINVSLIPVTRSVARLGGVSASKAGLRLIGFDVGEPRLPQVPPSIDQIELLAADLRAAGVLV, via the coding sequence ATGACATACGGTGACGTCGCTCCTCCAAGTCAGCAGCCGTTCGGCACGGTGCTCACGGCGATGGTGACGCCGTTCACCGCCGATGGCAAGCTCGACATCGACGCGGGAGTTCGGCTCGCTCACCACTTGGTCGAGCAGGGTCATGACGGGCTGGTTCTTGCAGGGACCACCGGCGAGTCTCCCACCACCACCGAAAACGAGAAGCTCGAACTGATGCGCGCGGTCATCGCGGCCGTCGGACACCGAGCCCGAATAATCGCAGGTGCCGGAAGCAACGACACCGCCCATAGCGTCGAACTGGCTCGTGACGCTGCCCGCGCGGGCGCGCATGGACTGCTCGTGGTCACGCCGTACTACTCGCGACCCCCGCAAGCCGGTCTGTACGCGCATTTCACCGCCGTCGCCGACGCGACCGACCTTCCTGTCATGCTCTACGACATTCCGCCGAGATCGGTCGTCCCCATCGAGACCGAGACGCTGCGCAGGCTCGCCGACCACCCGCGCATCCTCGCGGTCAAGGACGCGAAGGGCGATTTGAACGCGGGCGCCGAGCTCATCGCGACGACCGGACTGCAGTTCTTTTCCGGGGACGATCCGCTGAACCTGCCGTGGTTGTCCGTCGGTGCCACCGGTTTCGTCAGCGTCATCGGACACCTCGTACCTGCTCGTCTGCGCGAACTCCACACGGCGTTCATGACGGGCGACATCGCGCGCGCTCAGGCGATCAACGTCAGTCTCATCCCCGTCACCAGGTCGGTAGCCCGCCTCGGTGGCGTCAGTGCGTCCAAGGCGGGGCTACGCCTCATCGGATTCGACGTCGGTGAACCCAGACTTCCCCAGGTGCCACCGAGCATCGACCAAATCGAATTGCTCGCAGCCGACCTGCGAGCAGCAGGAGTCCTTGTATGA
- a CDS encoding DUF692 domain-containing protein: MTALSGLGIGWRPEIAGIIAQLDGLGFCEVIAESVGTVAPTALTELDLPIVPHGVSLSLGSDETVDGRRVENLARVATLLDAPLVSEHIAFVRAGSIEAGHLLPVPRTYEALDALARNIAITGDGLPVPLAMENIAALFDWPDDELTEGEFLAELIDRTGVALVLDIANVYANALNRGRDPWTELQRLPLDRIAYCHIAGGSIRDGVYHDTHTDPVPSEVVELLRELTHSGRRPAVMLERDGHYPPAAELLAELDAIADAACMEPVATSTEWVRS, encoded by the coding sequence ATGACTGCACTGAGCGGACTTGGAATCGGCTGGCGACCCGAGATCGCAGGTATCATCGCCCAGTTGGATGGTCTTGGCTTCTGTGAGGTAATCGCAGAATCCGTCGGAACCGTCGCACCGACGGCGCTGACCGAGCTGGACCTGCCGATTGTTCCGCACGGTGTCTCGCTGTCGTTGGGCAGCGACGAGACAGTGGACGGCCGGCGGGTCGAGAATCTCGCACGGGTTGCGACGCTCCTCGATGCCCCTCTCGTCAGCGAGCACATCGCCTTCGTGAGAGCAGGCAGCATCGAGGCCGGGCATCTGCTCCCCGTACCGCGCACGTACGAGGCCTTGGACGCACTGGCCCGAAACATTGCGATCACCGGAGACGGTCTACCCGTGCCATTGGCAATGGAAAATATTGCCGCCCTGTTCGATTGGCCGGACGACGAGCTGACCGAGGGAGAATTCCTTGCCGAGCTGATCGACCGCACCGGCGTTGCGTTGGTTCTCGACATCGCCAACGTCTATGCCAATGCCCTCAATCGCGGGAGGGATCCGTGGACCGAGCTGCAGCGATTGCCGTTGGATCGAATCGCATACTGTCACATCGCCGGTGGGAGCATTCGCGACGGTGTCTATCACGACACCCACACCGATCCGGTGCCGAGCGAGGTCGTGGAGTTGCTCCGCGAACTGACACACTCGGGGCGTCGACCTGCCGTCATGCTCGAGCGTGACGGCCACTACCCACCTGCGGCCGAACTCCTGGCCGAGCTGGATGCGATCGCCGACGCCGCGTGCATGGAACCCGTTGCGACCAGCACAGAATGGGTACGGTCGTGA
- the zwf gene encoding glucose-6-phosphate dehydrogenase, translating into MTTPASAQSSELPPQVVVLFGATGDLARRKLLSGMMHLALSDLAPRIRVVGTSLEEMTSDEFRQMALEAIDEFSTRKVSEEQWRQFAGKLSYVSQKAGPAALGEAVARAEIELGPGTRRLHYLSVPPKAALAVVEMLGAADLVKRSRIIMEKPFGTDLASAIALNAKVHETFDEDQIFRIDHFLGKEPAQNILAFRFANGLFEPIWNRNFIDHIQIDIPEKLTLDGRANFYESTGAFKDMVVTHLFQVLAFMAMEPPTALEPRAISEEKNKVFRSMLPIDPRKVVRGQYAGYRSEPGVAPDSETDTFVALRCEIDNWRWAGVPFYLRTGKRLAEGQRIISIAFREPPKSMFPAGSGVGAQGPDHLTFDLADASKVSLSFYGKRPGPGMRLDKLSMQFGIHETERVSDVLEAYERLILDAMHGDHTLFTTAEGIERLWEVSAPLLADPPPVRQYTPGSWGPNAIHQLIAPHAWRLPFERAWREKK; encoded by the coding sequence GTGACAACGCCTGCGTCTGCGCAATCGAGTGAACTGCCACCTCAGGTCGTGGTGCTGTTCGGTGCCACCGGTGACCTGGCCCGAAGAAAACTGCTGTCCGGGATGATGCACCTGGCACTGTCCGATCTGGCGCCGCGGATACGCGTCGTCGGAACGTCGCTCGAGGAGATGACGAGCGACGAGTTCCGTCAGATGGCACTCGAAGCCATCGACGAGTTCTCCACGCGCAAGGTGTCGGAGGAGCAGTGGCGACAGTTCGCCGGCAAGCTCAGCTACGTATCGCAGAAGGCCGGTCCTGCGGCTCTCGGTGAAGCTGTCGCGCGTGCGGAGATCGAACTCGGACCCGGTACGAGACGACTTCACTATCTGTCCGTACCGCCGAAAGCTGCTCTGGCAGTTGTCGAAATGCTCGGTGCTGCCGACCTGGTGAAGCGGTCACGCATCATCATGGAAAAGCCGTTCGGCACCGATCTTGCGAGCGCAATCGCGCTCAACGCCAAGGTCCACGAGACGTTCGACGAAGACCAGATCTTCCGCATCGATCACTTTCTCGGCAAGGAACCGGCTCAGAACATTCTGGCGTTCCGGTTCGCGAACGGCCTGTTCGAGCCGATCTGGAATCGCAACTTCATCGACCACATCCAGATCGACATTCCGGAGAAGCTGACGTTGGACGGACGAGCCAACTTCTACGAATCGACCGGTGCTTTCAAGGACATGGTCGTCACGCACCTTTTTCAGGTGCTCGCGTTCATGGCCATGGAGCCACCCACCGCACTCGAGCCTCGGGCGATCAGCGAAGAGAAGAACAAGGTGTTCCGCTCGATGCTCCCCATCGACCCACGGAAGGTGGTGCGCGGGCAGTACGCCGGATACCGGTCCGAGCCGGGGGTAGCCCCGGATTCGGAGACGGATACATTCGTCGCTCTCCGGTGCGAGATCGACAACTGGCGGTGGGCTGGCGTGCCGTTCTACCTTCGGACCGGTAAGAGGCTGGCCGAGGGCCAGCGCATCATTTCCATCGCGTTCAGGGAGCCGCCCAAGAGCATGTTCCCTGCCGGTTCGGGCGTCGGTGCCCAAGGGCCCGACCATCTGACCTTCGATCTGGCCGACGCATCGAAGGTGTCGCTGTCGTTCTACGGAAAGCGTCCGGGACCAGGCATGCGGCTGGACAAATTGAGCATGCAGTTCGGGATCCATGAAACCGAGCGAGTGTCCGACGTCCTCGAAGCGTACGAGCGCTTGATTCTCGACGCCATGCACGGCGATCACACTCTGTTCACCACAGCCGAGGGCATCGAGCGGTTGTGGGAAGTATCGGCACCGCTGCTGGCGGACCCGCCGCCGGTGCGTCAGTACACGCCCGGTTCATGGGGTCCCAACGCCATTCACCAGCTGATCGCACCGCATGCGTGGCGGTTGCCGTTCGAGCGGGCATGGCGCGAGAAGAAGTAG